A portion of the Camelus bactrianus isolate YW-2024 breed Bactrian camel chromosome 25, ASM4877302v1, whole genome shotgun sequence genome contains these proteins:
- the ZNF706 gene encoding zinc finger protein 706 translates to MARGQQKIQSQQKNAKKQAGQKKKQGHDQKAAAKAALIYTCTVCRTQMPDPKTFKQHFESKHPKTPLPPELADVQA, encoded by the exons ATGGCTCGTGGACAGCAGAAGATTCAGTCTCAGCAGAAAAATGCCAAAAAGCAAGCtggacaaaagaagaaacaaggacATGACCAAAAGGCTGCTGCCAAAGCTGCCTTAATATATACCTGCACTGTCTGTAGG acacaAATGCCAGACCCTAAAACCTTCAAGCAGCACTTTGAGAGCAAGCATCCTAAGACTCCACTTCCTCCAGAATTAGCTGATGTTCAGGCATGA